The Marinomonas sp. CT5 genome contains the following window.
AAGTCTCTTAATTCAGAAAGCAGAGTAACCCATATAATAGCGGTTCGACAATCTCTCCCGACATCCTGCTTTTTCTAATTGGATACCATGAAACGATTACACAAATTAGCGCAACACGACGCCGCCTTTTTACTCTTATTTATTTTTTTAGTGGCACTGAGTTTACGCGGCCCAGTGACGGGGCTTCCGCCATTATTAGATAGAATCAGTACAGATCTGCATTTAAGCAGTTCCCAATCTGGTTTACTCACCAGTTTGCCTTTGTTGGCGTTTGGTTTTTTTGCGCCAGTAGCGTCTTGGCTGACGCGACACTTTCGCATTGAGCGAATCTTGGCGTCTGGTGTTGGCTTGATCGCCATTGGCATGATCATTCGTACGTTTGGCTCAATCAGTACCTTGTATATCGGGGCGATTTTTATTGGCGCGGGGATCGCCATCGGTAATGTCTTGTTGCCCAGTTTGTTGAAGCGGGAGTTCCCTAATTATGTGGTTCAGCTGACGGCCATTTATGTCTTGATGATGAGCATCGGCGGCTTTTTGATGTCTAGCCTTGCGGTGCCATTAAGCTTGGTTGCCGAGCAGCCCAATTTTGCGTTCCCCATGAGCGGTTGGTCATTTGCTTTAGCATGTCAAAGTTTATTAATTCTGCTGCCTTTGGTGGTGTGGTTTAGCTGCAAGATTACTCAACATCAAGCCCCTCAAACCAACAGTCTTGATGCGTCCACTTCCGTTTGGCGTTCTGTAACCGCTTGGCAAGTGGCGGGATTTTTGGCGGTTAATTCGTTGGTGAATTACGTGGTGGTGGCTTGGGTGCCCGCTATCTTGATGAACAACGGCTACACCGATTCCACGGCGGGCTTATACCAAGGCTATTTGCAATTGGCCGGTGCGATTCCTTCATTGATTCTCGCGCCTTTTATCAATCGCTTAGGCAGTCATCGCCGACTTTGTTTATTTGCTACTGGCTTGACGACATCGAGCCTAGCTGGCTTTTTATTCGTGCCAAGCTGGTCTGGTGTTTGGTCGGTTTCTTTTGGCTTTGGTATCAGCATGGGCTTTATCTTGGGCTTGTCGTTTGTCAGCTTACGCACTAACAGCCCGAAACAAGCCGCGGCACTGTCCGGTATGGCGCAGCTCATCGGTTATACGCTG
Protein-coding sequences here:
- a CDS encoding MFS transporter; protein product: MKRLHKLAQHDAAFLLLFIFLVALSLRGPVTGLPPLLDRISTDLHLSSSQSGLLTSLPLLAFGFFAPVASWLTRHFRIERILASGVGLIAIGMIIRTFGSISTLYIGAIFIGAGIAIGNVLLPSLLKREFPNYVVQLTAIYVLMMSIGGFLMSSLAVPLSLVAEQPNFAFPMSGWSFALACQSLLILLPLVVWFSCKITQHQAPQTNSLDASTSVWRSVTAWQVAGFLAVNSLVNYVVVAWVPAILMNNGYTDSTAGLYQGYLQLAGAIPSLILAPFINRLGSHRRLCLFATGLTTSSLAGFLFVPSWSGVWSVSFGFGISMGFILGLSFVSLRTNSPKQAAALSGMAQLIGYTLAAIGPVLIGALYDLQQSWTVPLYAMLSFAVIWMGLGWMASPKPDR